One window from the genome of Natronomonas pharaonis DSM 2160 encodes:
- a CDS encoding cation:proton antiporter, translated as MVVETTLTVDLAIILLSATLLGFVARQTGQPTIIAYIVAGVLIGPVVFGIVEVTELTDTLSDLGLAFLLFLLGIKMRLDDVRHVLSPIVKISIPQMVAVAAVGGGAAYALNFVPIGALSGFTVLESVIIGLAVMYSSTAVVIKMLTDRDEATSLHGKIDVGVLLVQDIVVVILLAVLAAGRPESAGEVARTLAVVLVLVAVVTVAALAASKYALPRVFRRIADNKEIFFLVAISWAFLFVFVSDNVNLFLEPLGLTAYLSIEMGAFLAGLAIAQLPYSKELQNRVNPLTDLFVMIFFASVALDIQARELLFYWREAIVVAVVLMVAKFLIFFVLINWQRFDIETNFLGSLYMIQVSEFGIVVGVAALAGDFIGVEVLGFLTLVALITMAVSVYFIEFGDRLFERFEPWLSQFEPKETFSEGGKAYNGHAVAIGYDDVTRNVLPLLDEYYDDVVVIDRRVDHIEALQAEGFDAIYGDVASSTIRKDAALKKADFVFSSSDQPAVNKTIIDEVGEGTTVFVEARSDAGAEILYEYGADYVVNSFNLAADRLTAYLEAYLDGRPTFDRAIETDTELLRNPDPFPKTHEQMVGELDD; from the coding sequence ATGGTCGTCGAGACGACGCTCACCGTCGACCTAGCGATTATACTTCTCAGCGCCACGCTTCTCGGGTTCGTCGCCCGGCAGACGGGGCAGCCGACGATTATCGCTTACATCGTTGCTGGGGTACTCATCGGTCCGGTCGTGTTCGGCATCGTTGAGGTTACAGAACTCACCGATACGCTGTCCGACCTTGGACTGGCGTTTCTGCTGTTCCTGCTCGGCATCAAAATGCGCCTCGACGACGTGCGACACGTTCTCTCACCGATTGTCAAGATATCCATCCCGCAGATGGTGGCTGTTGCCGCCGTTGGTGGAGGAGCGGCCTACGCGCTCAATTTCGTTCCCATCGGGGCGCTCTCCGGGTTTACCGTGCTCGAGTCGGTCATCATCGGGCTGGCGGTGATGTACAGTTCAACGGCTGTCGTCATCAAGATGCTGACAGACAGAGACGAGGCGACATCCCTCCACGGGAAGATTGATGTCGGCGTCCTGCTGGTACAGGACATCGTCGTGGTCATTCTGCTGGCGGTGCTGGCCGCCGGCCGTCCCGAAAGCGCCGGTGAGGTCGCGAGAACGCTCGCGGTCGTTTTGGTGCTCGTTGCGGTCGTGACCGTCGCCGCGCTCGCGGCATCGAAGTATGCACTCCCGCGGGTGTTCCGCCGTATCGCGGACAACAAGGAGATATTCTTCCTCGTCGCCATCTCGTGGGCATTTCTCTTTGTCTTCGTGTCCGACAACGTCAACCTCTTTTTAGAGCCGCTTGGGCTGACGGCGTACCTCTCCATCGAGATGGGGGCCTTCCTCGCCGGACTTGCCATCGCGCAGTTGCCCTACAGCAAAGAGCTGCAAAACCGGGTGAACCCGCTTACTGACCTGTTTGTGATGATATTCTTTGCTTCCGTCGCGCTCGATATCCAGGCGCGAGAGCTACTGTTCTACTGGCGGGAAGCCATCGTCGTGGCGGTCGTGTTGATGGTGGCGAAGTTCCTCATCTTCTTCGTCCTCATCAACTGGCAGCGGTTCGACATCGAGACAAATTTCCTCGGAAGCCTCTACATGATTCAGGTCAGTGAATTCGGTATCGTCGTCGGCGTCGCGGCGCTGGCTGGTGATTTCATCGGTGTCGAAGTGCTCGGGTTCCTGACGCTTGTCGCGCTGATTACGATGGCCGTCTCGGTGTACTTCATTGAGTTCGGCGACCGACTCTTCGAGCGGTTCGAGCCGTGGCTGTCGCAGTTCGAACCGAAGGAGACGTTCAGCGAGGGAGGCAAGGCATACAACGGCCACGCCGTCGCAATCGGCTACGACGACGTGACGCGGAACGTGCTGCCGCTCCTCGACGAGTATTACGACGACGTCGTTGTTATCGACCGCCGCGTCGACCACATCGAGGCGCTACAGGCAGAGGGCTTCGACGCCATATATGGCGATGTCGCAAGTTCGACGATACGAAAGGACGCGGCGCTGAAGAAGGCCGACTTCGTGTTCTCGTCGTCGGACCAGCCCGCAGTGAATAAAACTATCATCGACGAGGTCGGCGAGGGGACGACCGTTTTCGTTGAAGCACGAAGCGATGCCGGGGCCGAAATCCTGTACGAGTACGGGGCCGATTATGTTGTAAACAGCTTCAACCTCGCCGCAGACCGACTCACGGCCTACTTAGAGGCATACCTCGACGGCCGCCCGACGTTCGACCGTGCCATCGAAACCGACACCGAGCTACTCCGGAACCCGGACCCGTTCCCGAAAACCCACGAGCAGATGGTAGGTGAACTCGATGACTGA
- a CDS encoding cation:proton antiporter domain-containing protein — protein sequence MSDLLTIVSVMFIVAGPFLLLANRYDIPAVPLLILAGIVAGRFFEEQGLVLELARYGVALLVFSFGVGIQLDSLRTVLADSELAALGQIGVVGALGTGFGVVVGLPPVEAALFGIAAALSSTIVATALLQREIWMDLVHGRLAESINFVQDLFAVGVLLIISAEAFAADPIATQLGYGLVLFAAAVAINRYLFDALGRLAGGSDELMIIGAVSLLVVFIGAAEVFGVSIAVGAFAAGLAIRHEPGTHLGLFNGVESLKDFFVAIFFVTVGALVVVPFVDAGTAESINKLLLAGGLVVLAGLVKPAVTIAILMYKGYEARTATLTGATSDQVSEFALIIAIEAFLLGLLTQITLDAVVLAAVVTMVTSSLTQRHDEAIYRWLSKRGLLPSRHGKVDSMSDVPDDISDHIVVVGYGHTGKPVVAACEELDVPYVVIENDPARHDAVQRECDAYIFGDAMDQYTWEKANVTDAALVMSMVDFEPVSQRLLSFDLEADLVLRAGDEQTALRLLDAGATYVSVPDLLASEELIGRVRAVLEGETTPAELRAEQRERLK from the coding sequence ATGAGTGACCTGTTGACCATCGTCTCGGTGATGTTCATCGTCGCCGGGCCGTTCCTGCTCCTTGCTAACCGGTATGATATCCCGGCGGTGCCGCTGCTCATCCTTGCTGGCATCGTCGCCGGCCGATTCTTCGAAGAGCAGGGACTCGTTCTCGAGCTGGCCCGCTACGGCGTTGCCCTCCTCGTGTTCTCGTTTGGTGTCGGCATCCAGTTGGATTCCCTCAGAACGGTCTTGGCCGACAGCGAACTCGCCGCGCTGGGTCAAATCGGGGTCGTCGGGGCGCTCGGTACGGGCTTCGGTGTGGTCGTCGGGCTGCCGCCCGTCGAGGCGGCCCTGTTCGGTATCGCTGCTGCGCTTTCGTCGACGATTGTCGCAACGGCGTTGCTACAGCGGGAGATATGGATGGACCTCGTCCACGGCCGGCTGGCGGAGTCTATCAACTTCGTGCAGGACCTGTTTGCGGTCGGCGTGCTTCTCATCATCAGCGCCGAGGCGTTTGCCGCTGACCCGATAGCGACGCAGTTGGGGTACGGACTGGTGTTGTTCGCGGCCGCGGTGGCTATCAATCGGTATCTCTTTGACGCGCTCGGACGGCTGGCCGGCGGCTCCGACGAACTGATGATAATCGGGGCCGTCTCGCTGCTCGTCGTCTTCATCGGCGCGGCCGAGGTCTTCGGCGTCTCGATTGCCGTCGGGGCCTTCGCTGCGGGGCTGGCTATCCGCCACGAACCGGGGACGCATCTCGGCCTGTTCAACGGTGTCGAGTCGCTGAAGGACTTCTTTGTCGCCATCTTCTTCGTCACCGTCGGGGCGCTCGTCGTCGTCCCGTTCGTCGATGCCGGAACCGCCGAATCGATAAACAAGCTGTTGCTGGCCGGGGGACTCGTCGTACTGGCCGGGCTCGTAAAGCCGGCCGTCACGATTGCCATACTCATGTACAAGGGGTACGAGGCGCGGACGGCGACGCTGACGGGGGCTACCTCGGACCAAGTGAGCGAGTTCGCGCTCATCATCGCCATCGAGGCGTTCCTGCTCGGGCTCTTGACGCAGATAACGCTCGACGCTGTCGTCCTCGCGGCTGTCGTGACGATGGTCACCTCGAGTCTCACCCAGCGACACGACGAAGCCATCTACCGCTGGCTCTCCAAGCGAGGGCTGTTGCCGAGCCGTCACGGGAAGGTCGATTCGATGAGTGATGTTCCGGACGACATCAGCGACCACATCGTTGTGGTTGGCTACGGCCACACCGGAAAGCCGGTGGTGGCCGCTTGTGAGGAACTCGACGTGCCGTACGTAGTCATCGAAAACGACCCGGCGAGACACGATGCGGTGCAAAGAGAGTGTGACGCGTATATCTTCGGCGACGCGATGGACCAGTACACGTGGGAGAAAGCAAACGTCACCGACGCAGCGCTTGTCATGTCGATGGTCGACTTCGAGCCCGTCTCGCAACGACTGCTGTCGTTCGACCTCGAGGCGGACCTCGTCCTCCGGGCCGGCGACGAGCAAACCGCGCTGCGGCTGCTTGATGCGGGGGCGACCTACGTCAGCGTCCCGGACCTGCTGGCCAGCGAGGAACTCATCGGCCGCGTTCGCGCGGTGCTCGAAGGCGAGACGACACCGGCGGAGCTACGGGCGGAGCAACGAGAACGGCTCAAGTAA
- the eif1A gene encoding translation initiation factor eIF-1A: protein MTEETQRKDLRMPDDSEMFATVTEMLGGQRVRLQCNDGKERMGRIPGRMRFRTWINKDDVVLIEPWDWQDEKADIEWRYEEADANQLRREGHIK, encoded by the coding sequence GTGACAGAGGAAACACAGCGGAAGGATCTCCGCATGCCGGACGACAGCGAGATGTTTGCGACGGTGACCGAAATGCTCGGCGGCCAGCGCGTTCGCCTCCAGTGTAACGATGGTAAAGAGCGCATGGGCCGGATTCCCGGTCGGATGCGCTTCCGAACGTGGATCAACAAGGACGATGTCGTTCTCATCGAACCGTGGGACTGGCAAGACGAGAAGGCCGACATCGAGTGGCGGTACGAGGAAGCCGACGCGAACCAGCTGCGCCGCGAAGGCCACATCAAGTAG
- a CDS encoding DEAD/DEAH box helicase → MATAAEDTEYIEGPLLAEGLLEKRRYQLKLAETAAEDHTLVCLPTGLGKTAVSLLVTAERLADRGGKALLLAPTKPLVQQHAAFYREALTLADDEVVVFTGAVRPDDRAALWEDASVVCATPQVVENDLVGNRVSLRPVTHLTVDECHRATGDYAYNYIAERYHEDAAKPLVTAMSASPGGDKEEILTVCDNLGLREVAVMTEADADVDEYTHHTDVEWERVELPEAVIDIRDNLNEVITERLTKLKELGVTTSTDPNMSQSQLNAIRAKLQELINNDDSSGYKGMSAHAEIMKLRRAVELVETQSVESVRRYFERQREDAKSSGASKASQRFVSEPRVQAAMRKATAFDDLHPKFRRTRILLAQTLGIEGGERVIVFTESRDTAESLTAFLGEHFETRRFVGQGDKDGSDGMTQTEQKETLDAFRSGEFEVLVSTSVAEEGLDVPDVDLVLFYEPVPKGIRSIQRKGRTGRASDGRVVVLLAEDTRDEAFFWMSRNEEKRMEEELRKLKSIEGEIEAEIAQADLGSFAEAPPEGSEESEHTAEDEAESGEAEPPDSGGGESNDGNQAETSGDTAEVAPDTDSNGGDAAEPAEDADRQVGLTDFAAEADGTDTDEAGTVATAAPEGETVEIVADQRELDSHIARDLSMRDGVETRLETLAVGDYVLSDRVVVERKAVEDFLETLVGGDRSMFEQVGAAARHYGRPVVIIEGEGLYERRNVHPNAIRGAVASLAVDFGASVLRTTDTDETADLLEVIATREQETDDRSVSVHGEKGGKTLAEKQEYVVSAVAEVGPVTARALLEHFGSVEAVMSADEEALQAVDGVGDVTAERIRDVTGTTYADSS, encoded by the coding sequence ATGGCGACAGCCGCCGAGGATACGGAGTATATCGAGGGGCCACTGTTGGCGGAGGGGCTGCTCGAAAAACGACGCTACCAGCTCAAACTCGCCGAGACCGCCGCCGAAGACCACACGCTTGTCTGTCTGCCGACCGGACTCGGTAAGACCGCGGTGAGCCTGCTGGTAACCGCCGAACGGCTGGCCGACCGAGGCGGCAAGGCGCTCCTGTTAGCGCCGACAAAGCCGCTGGTCCAACAGCACGCCGCCTTTTATCGCGAGGCATTGACGCTTGCCGACGACGAGGTCGTTGTGTTCACCGGTGCTGTCCGCCCGGACGACCGTGCCGCGCTGTGGGAGGACGCCAGCGTCGTCTGTGCGACCCCGCAGGTCGTCGAAAACGACCTCGTCGGCAACCGGGTCTCGTTGCGACCGGTGACCCACCTCACCGTCGACGAATGTCACCGGGCGACCGGCGATTACGCATACAACTACATCGCCGAGCGGTACCACGAGGATGCCGCGAAGCCGCTGGTGACGGCGATGAGCGCCTCGCCCGGCGGCGACAAAGAAGAGATACTCACCGTCTGTGACAACCTCGGGCTCCGTGAGGTGGCGGTGATGACGGAGGCTGATGCCGATGTCGACGAGTACACCCACCACACCGATGTCGAGTGGGAGCGGGTCGAGCTTCCCGAGGCAGTCATCGACATCCGCGACAACCTCAACGAGGTCATCACGGAGCGCCTGACGAAGCTGAAAGAGCTGGGCGTCACCACATCGACGGACCCGAACATGTCCCAATCGCAGCTCAACGCCATCCGGGCGAAGCTGCAGGAACTCATCAATAACGACGACAGTAGCGGCTACAAGGGAATGAGCGCTCACGCCGAGATTATGAAACTCCGGCGGGCCGTCGAACTCGTCGAGACACAGAGCGTCGAGTCGGTTCGGCGGTATTTCGAGCGCCAGCGCGAGGACGCGAAATCCTCGGGCGCATCGAAGGCCAGCCAGCGGTTCGTCAGCGAGCCGCGGGTACAGGCTGCGATGCGAAAAGCCACGGCGTTCGATGACCTCCACCCGAAGTTCCGTCGAACGCGGATTCTGCTCGCCCAGACGCTCGGCATCGAGGGCGGCGAGCGAGTCATCGTCTTCACCGAATCGCGCGACACCGCCGAGAGTCTGACGGCGTTTCTCGGCGAACACTTCGAGACGCGGCGGTTCGTCGGCCAAGGCGACAAGGACGGCTCCGATGGGATGACACAGACCGAACAAAAAGAGACGCTCGATGCCTTCCGGAGCGGGGAGTTCGAGGTGCTCGTCTCGACATCGGTCGCCGAAGAGGGACTGGACGTTCCGGATGTCGACCTCGTGTTGTTCTACGAGCCGGTGCCGAAGGGCATCCGCTCCATCCAGCGGAAGGGCCGCACCGGGCGGGCCAGCGACGGTCGGGTGGTCGTTCTGCTGGCCGAAGACACCCGCGACGAGGCGTTCTTCTGGATGTCGCGAAACGAAGAAAAGCGGATGGAAGAAGAGCTCCGGAAGCTGAAATCCATCGAGGGTGAAATCGAAGCCGAAATCGCACAGGCCGACCTCGGGTCGTTCGCCGAAGCTCCACCGGAAGGAAGCGAGGAAAGCGAACACACAGCAGAGGACGAAGCCGAGTCCGGTGAGGCGGAGCCGCCTGACAGCGGGGGCGGAGAATCCAACGACGGAAACCAGGCGGAAACATCGGGCGATACGGCCGAAGTAGCTCCCGATACGGACAGCAACGGTGGCGACGCGGCAGAGCCCGCGGAAGACGCCGACAGACAGGTTGGGCTAACCGACTTCGCCGCCGAAGCGGACGGGACAGACACGGACGAAGCGGGCACGGTGGCAACGGCGGCCCCGGAGGGCGAAACGGTCGAAATCGTCGCCGACCAGCGGGAGCTTGACTCACACATCGCCCGGGACCTCTCGATGCGTGACGGAGTCGAGACGCGGCTGGAGACGCTCGCGGTCGGCGACTACGTCCTCTCCGATAGGGTCGTCGTCGAACGGAAGGCCGTCGAAGACTTTCTGGAGACGCTCGTCGGCGGTGACCGCTCGATGTTCGAGCAGGTGGGGGCAGCGGCCCGCCACTACGGCCGCCCCGTTGTCATCATCGAAGGCGAGGGACTCTACGAGCGACGAAACGTCCATCCCAACGCCATCCGGGGCGCGGTCGCCTCGCTTGCGGTCGACTTCGGTGCGAGCGTGCTGCGAACGACCGACACCGACGAGACGGCCGACCTGCTGGAGGTAATCGCAACCCGCGAACAGGAGACCGACGACCGAAGCGTCTCCGTCCACGGCGAGAAAGGCGGCAAGACGCTGGCCGAAAAACAGGAGTACGTCGTCAGCGCCGTCGCCGAGGTCGGTCCCGTGACGGCTCGGGCACTGCTCGAACACTTCGGCAGCGTTGAGGCGGTGATGAGCGCCGACGAGGAAGCATTACAAGCAGTCGACGGCGTCGGCGACGTGACCGCCGAGCGGATACGCGACGTGACCGGAACCACCTACGCCGACAGCAGCTAG